From the genome of Ictalurus punctatus breed USDA103 chromosome 28, Coco_2.0, whole genome shotgun sequence, one region includes:
- the LOC108260462 gene encoding FAST kinase domain-containing protein 5, mitochondrial, giving the protein MSARALWRQAATLRVFAQSISSPVYRVQYHSSEWKNGKVQKEKKSQTVEQRRGAETGEGCSLVYNPAAYYQSRAEHSAVQRGPVREEETSQPVPGVGFRQQSNHYMIGSSRHLSISKNAQLGLAFNRQVADKGSTSDHPKDDVYPYIKRDTRAFQRCRPEYSMMTYDVSQRPPAIQIKDGLLLLHKAALMKNIDASNVAHFICELGRLEPEQTVVVRGNMRFSMLLRYSVENLQNFTHLQLIEVLRAFVRLGLSHHHSVLELYEAEFSRRTSEMELHQLLLVADLWRCLGRSVPQYVAKLCDCISKHLNQMGPPELVQFVYVLGESRQCPEFVLQCLEGIIMRHLEELKGEEVGAVCLGLFKTQNSLSVGALRRLVDRACVVVKEMSDFGIVNVMKLMRFSHLDHLHWLETLSSEVPRRAPQMAVQGLMHIALTCSALHYRDDGVLLAVAEHLPHLPSQYRSKDAAKLLWAFGNLGILPSQCPSFHPRLTETLRDRESEFRSYPEHLLTALLGLAFVGQFPHDLLSLALSPEFTNQVTGLIDLKKDLFTLDGTVAIELPGWTGPRMNPTIQEEVTKKLWDFAQSELCQKPEVLEAEAVLQELLGGKLFVHKRMILPHMRSIDLEVHMDPSGNPLPVASETYQSHYNPDKGSVWPLDWKEMHTGVTLTDDLLVQLTKNSGKKPAVSTAMSSQQPILRPVEVSTKRESILSIGVDLTDDLVNAITKRPAHSSIHGHATSASAIVRLAVQVTSRNHYCYRTQRLTGLYAMKRRQLALAGYTVVELPHWEWFPLLRRSLAERLAYIHCKLFSSFDSRSKK; this is encoded by the coding sequence ATGTCTGCAAGGGCACTGTGGCGTCAAGCAGCTACGCTGCGTGTGTTCGCCCAATCAATATCCTCGCCAGTGTACAGAGTCCAGTATCACTCGTCCGAGTGGAAAAATGGGAAAGtccagaaagagaaaaagagccAAACAGTAGAGCAGCGACGGGGTGCAGAAACCGGCGAGGGCTGCTCGCTGGTATACAATCCCGCTGCTTATTACCAATCCAGAGCAGAGCACTCTGCCGTCCAAAGAGGTCCGGTGAGAGAAGAGGAAACCTCTCAGCCCGTCCCAGGTGTTGGGTTCAGACAGCAGAGTAATCACTATATGATCGGTTCCTCGCGCCACTTATCCATCTCTAAAAACGCTCAGCTTGGTTTAGCTTTTAATAGACAAGTAGCTGACAAAGGGAGTACTTCTGATCATCCTAAAGATGACGTCTACCCGTATATAAAAAGGGACACGCGGGCCTTTCAGAGATGTAGGCCTGAGTACAGCATGATGACCTATGACGTGTCCCAGCGTCCACCTGCTATTCAGATAAAAGATGGCTTGTTACTGCTTCATAAAGCTGCCTTGATGAAAAACATTGACGCCTCGAATGTAGCTCATTTTATTTGCGAACTTGGCCGCCTGGAACCCGAACAGACCGTGGTGGTCAGAGGCAACATGCGGTTCTCCATGCTGCTGCGTTACAGCGTGGAGAACCTGCAAAACTTCACACATCTGCAGCTGATTGAAGTTTTGCGTGCCTTCGTGAGACTGGGATTGTCCCATCACCACAGCGTACTGGAATTGTACGAAGCCGAATTCAGCCGCCGGACCAGTGAGATGGAGCTGCACCAGCTTCTGCTCGTGGCTGACCTGTGGCGATGCCTTGGCCGGTCAGTCCCGCAGTATGTGGCCAAATTGTGTGACTGCATTAGCAAGCATTTGAACCAGATGGGTCCACCAGAGCTGGTCCAGTTTGTTTATGTACTTGGAGAAAGCAGACAGTGCCCTGAATTTGTTCTCCAGTGTCTAGAAGGCATTATAATGAGGCATCTAGAAGAGCTGAAGGGTGAAGAAGTGGGTGCTGTTTGCTTGGGTCTGTTTAAAACTCAGAACTCACTCTCAGTGGGAGCATTGCGCAGACTTGTGGACCGAGCATGTGTTGTAGTTAAGGAAATGAGTGACTTTGGCATCGTGAATGTGATGAAGCTAATGAGATTCAGCCATCTGGACCACCTCCACTGGTTGGAGACGCTTAGCTCGGAAGTGCCTCGCCGTGCTCCGCAGATGGCCGTCCAGGGCTTAATGCACATCGCTTTGACCTGCTCTGCACTGCACTACCGTGATGACGGTGTTCTCCTGGCTGTAGCAGAACACCTACCCCATTTACCTTCTCAATACAGGAGCAAAGATGCTGCTAAGCTTCTGTGGGCGTTTGGCAACCTGGGCATCCTTCCGAGCCAGTGCCCAAGCTTTCACCCTCGCCTCACAGAAACCCTGCGAGACCGAGAGTCAGAATTCCGTAGCTACCCTGAACACCTCCTAACAGCCTTGCTAGGCTTGGCGTTTGTGGGTCAGTTCCCACATGACTTACTGAGTTTGGCTTTAAGCCCAGAATTCACAAACCAAGTCACAGGATTAATAGATTTGAAGAAGGATCTATTCACTTTGGATGGGACGGTGGCGATTGAGCTGCCTGGCTGGACCGGGCCACGGATGAACCCCACAATCCAGGAGGAGGTGACTAAAAAGCTATGGGACTTTGCCCAGTCTGAATTGTGTCAGAAACCAGAGGTTCTTGAGGCAGAGGCTGTTCTCCAGGAGCTGCTGGGAGGAAAGTTATTCGTGCACAAGCGAATGATCCTACCACATATGCGCTCTATCGACCTCGAAGTGCACATGGATCCCAGTGGAAATCCTCTACCAGTTGCATCTGAGACCTATCAAAGCCACTATAATCCAGACAAGGGATCTGTTTGGCCTCTGGACTGGAAAGAAATGCACACAGGAGTGACCCTGACGGATGATTTGTTGGTACAGTTGACAAAAAACAGTGGCAAAAAACCAGCCGTGTCAACAGCTATGTCCAGCCAGCAACCAATTCTACGTCCTGTAGAGGTCTCCACCAAAAGAGAAAGTATTCTGAGCATAGGAGTTGACCTGACTGACGATCTCGTGAACGCTATAACAAAACGACCGGCGCATTCTTCCATCCACGGACACGCTACATCAGCGTCGGCTATTGTTCGGCTCGCGGTTCAAGTGACCAGTAGAAACCATTATTGTTACAGGACACAGCGGTTAACCGGGCTGTACGCGATGAAGAGGAGGCAGCTAGCCTTGGCAGGATATACAGTTGTGGAGCTGCCACATTGGGAATGGTTCCCACTGCTCCGACGCTCCCTCGCTGAGAGACTTGCTTACATACACTGCAAACTTTTTAGTAGTTTTGACTCCCGAAGTAAGAAATGA